The Nitrospira sp. KM1 genome includes a window with the following:
- a CDS encoding transcriptional regulator, with protein sequence MPAPERTPRQHLAELLTGTRLSSYQLAHMLGIPERQVEDHLTHVEKTIAHDPTRRFILEPSRCPDCGYVFRDRTRLTRPSRCPDCKSEGISAPRYGIDAQHDRQGR encoded by the coding sequence ATGCCAGCCCCTGAACGAACACCCCGCCAACACTTGGCCGAGCTGCTCACCGGCACCAGGTTGTCTTCCTATCAGCTGGCCCATATGCTGGGGATTCCGGAGCGCCAGGTTGAAGATCATCTGACGCACGTCGAGAAGACGATCGCTCATGACCCGACACGTCGTTTCATCCTTGAGCCTTCACGCTGTCCGGACTGCGGATATGTGTTTCGAGATCGAACCAGGCTGACGAGACCGAGCCGTTGCCCCGACTGCAAAAGTGAAGGAATCTCCGCTCCGCGTTATGGTATAGACGCACAACATGATCGTCAGGGCCGATGA
- a CDS encoding LOG family protein produces the protein MRYVVGVMGPAKARRKDIENARALGELIARREWVLLTGGRDVGVMHAANQGAKRVPRSLTVGVLPSTRDRVSKYVDVAIVTEMGNARNNICVLSSHVIVACGLGGAGTVSEVALALKAGKYVILLGATPAEDRFFKNLGGKSVFSVQTPEDAINVILKMLEQDERPAMQGPQTWARF, from the coding sequence ATGCGTTATGTGGTCGGGGTCATGGGGCCCGCCAAAGCAAGGAGAAAAGACATTGAGAACGCGCGCGCTCTTGGAGAACTCATTGCGCGGCGCGAATGGGTGCTTCTCACAGGCGGCCGAGACGTGGGCGTCATGCATGCCGCAAACCAAGGAGCCAAGCGCGTCCCTCGCAGTTTGACCGTCGGCGTCCTGCCGTCCACACGTGATCGAGTGTCCAAGTACGTCGATGTGGCCATCGTGACCGAAATGGGAAACGCCAGAAACAACATTTGTGTCTTGTCGAGTCATGTCATCGTTGCGTGCGGATTGGGAGGCGCCGGCACGGTTTCAGAAGTGGCCTTGGCCCTGAAGGCCGGAAAATACGTCATCCTCCTCGGCGCAACACCCGCTGAGGACAGGTTCTTCAAGAATCTCGGTGGCAAATCGGTGTTCAGCGTCCAAACGCCGGAGGATGCGATCAACGTGATCTTGAAAATGTTGGAGCAAGACGAGCGTCCGGCGATGCAAGGGCCGCAAACCTGGGCTCGGTTCTAA
- a CDS encoding DUF1295 domain-containing protein, producing the protein MTATDPLASSVVVYVAMVVIMSALWLIQRTVQRNASLADLGWCLGLIVSVCWHAASVPGDIERKVLIVSLVTFYAGRLGYFILVHRIMGKQEDARYAALRRQWGPYERLLVFGYFQMQAVAVAVFSLPCLVAMQNPRPPFGLWELGGFLVGIIAVGGEALADYQLTRFRSRPDAKGHVCRDGFWMYSRHPNYFFEWLYWWSYVVMAAGSPGWPLTWIGPVVMGLALIKWTGIPWAEAQALKSRGRHYRDYQRTTNAFFPWFPKS; encoded by the coding sequence ATGACTGCGACTGACCCGCTGGCGTCGTCGGTGGTTGTGTACGTGGCCATGGTCGTTATCATGAGCGCGCTATGGCTCATACAACGGACGGTGCAGCGCAACGCTTCTCTCGCGGATCTAGGGTGGTGTCTCGGATTAATTGTGTCGGTGTGCTGGCACGCCGCATCGGTGCCCGGAGATATCGAACGCAAAGTCCTGATTGTCTCACTGGTTACGTTCTATGCAGGGCGTCTTGGCTATTTCATCCTTGTTCACCGGATTATGGGCAAGCAAGAAGATGCCAGGTATGCGGCTTTGCGCCGGCAGTGGGGCCCTTACGAGAGGCTTCTGGTATTTGGCTATTTCCAGATGCAGGCGGTCGCCGTGGCCGTGTTTTCCTTGCCGTGTTTGGTAGCGATGCAAAATCCCAGACCCCCGTTCGGCCTGTGGGAGCTCGGGGGATTCCTAGTGGGAATCATCGCGGTCGGAGGCGAAGCGCTGGCTGATTATCAGCTGACGAGGTTTCGTTCCAGGCCGGACGCGAAGGGCCATGTCTGCCGCGATGGTTTCTGGATGTATTCCCGGCATCCCAACTATTTCTTCGAATGGCTCTATTGGTGGTCGTACGTCGTAATGGCCGCCGGATCCCCCGGATGGCCCTTGACATGGATCGGCCCGGTTGTGATGGGCTTGGCACTGATAAAATGGACTGGCATTCCCTGGGCGGAGGCGCAAGCATTGAAAAGCCGCGGCCGGCATTATCGCGATTATCAACGAACAACCAACGCCTTCTTCCCATGGTTTCCAAAGTCCTAG
- the msrA gene encoding peptide-methionine (S)-S-oxide reductase MsrA, with protein sequence MKREPMTRTGLAVLLITMMAAVGIGISQRTMSQAGEVGRSAKAYFAGGCFWCMEEAFEKIDGVSAVTSGYMDGTVKNPSYEDVSSGRTGHAESVEVLYDPSKVSYSRLLESFWKNVDPITANAQFCDHGSQYRSAIFYQSEEEKRLAEQSKQMLEQSKRFKQPIVTQIGPASEFFSAEDYHQDYYKKNPVRYKFYKYTCGRAQRLEELWGHSVPTG encoded by the coding sequence ATGAAGCGTGAACCGATGACGCGCACAGGATTGGCCGTGCTGCTGATCACGATGATGGCAGCAGTCGGAATTGGGATATCACAACGAACCATGTCTCAGGCTGGCGAGGTTGGTCGCTCGGCAAAAGCGTATTTTGCAGGAGGGTGTTTCTGGTGCATGGAAGAGGCCTTCGAGAAAATCGACGGCGTATCTGCCGTCACGTCAGGCTACATGGATGGGACGGTGAAGAATCCAAGCTATGAGGACGTCTCCTCGGGTCGAACCGGTCACGCGGAGTCGGTTGAAGTGCTATACGATCCGTCCAAAGTTTCTTACTCCCGACTTCTGGAATCGTTTTGGAAGAATGTCGATCCGATTACCGCGAACGCGCAATTCTGCGATCACGGATCGCAATATCGCTCCGCGATTTTCTATCAAAGCGAAGAGGAGAAACGGCTGGCGGAACAGTCTAAGCAGATGCTCGAACAATCGAAGAGATTCAAACAGCCCATCGTGACACAAATAGGACCGGCATCTGAATTTTTTTCTGCCGAGGATTATCATCAGGACTATTACAAAAAGAATCCCGTCCGGTACAAATTTTACAAATACACCTGTGGACGTGCTCAGCGCTTAGAGGAACTCTGGGGACATTCCGTCCCTACCGGGTAA
- a CDS encoding TldD/PmbA family protein — protein MMNTSWDECADLALKRLATAGVDYGDIRIVHSTSQSITGEDRRIASIRDADDQGFGIRVLYHGGWGFAASSVLSLEEIPRVADLAVEIAKSSASLARERTTLVLEPPHRDRVVTKYLLDPFSVPLQQKAELLRETMEYVHRQSEVVRSSASLWARRDRKLFASTEGSHIEFDLLAGQGEFTATAKYDGRFASRSCSTPHLRAGYELIQDANFLAEAPRIAAQAAEKVKAPAVPPGRYDLVLDAEHLSLTMHESCGHPSELDRALGYEANYAGTSFLTTDKRGSFRYGTSCVNLVADNTEPETLAATGYDDDGVECQKWDIVREGIFVGYCTNREVAGKIGEGRSRGSNRADSWASVPIVRIANIGLEPGTSSPEELIADVKRGIYIEGHGSYSIDQRRYNFQFGGDAFWLIENGRRSHMLRDVIYHGITPEFWNRCDGVAGRSYRKRYGFITCGKGQPGQSGWMTHAASPARFRQVDVIRG, from the coding sequence ATGATGAATACGAGTTGGGACGAATGTGCCGACCTTGCGTTGAAGCGTCTTGCCACCGCCGGAGTTGACTACGGCGACATCCGGATCGTTCATAGCACCAGTCAATCTATCACCGGGGAAGATCGCCGGATCGCATCGATCAGAGATGCGGACGATCAAGGGTTTGGAATACGGGTGCTGTACCATGGAGGATGGGGGTTTGCCGCCAGTTCTGTCCTGTCCCTCGAAGAGATTCCACGCGTCGCGGATTTGGCTGTTGAAATTGCGAAAAGCTCGGCCTCGCTGGCCAGAGAGCGCACCACGCTCGTGCTTGAACCTCCGCATCGTGATCGGGTGGTCACCAAGTACCTGCTGGATCCCTTTTCAGTCCCGTTGCAACAAAAGGCCGAATTGCTCCGCGAAACCATGGAATATGTGCATCGGCAATCAGAGGTCGTCCGTAGCAGCGCGAGCCTGTGGGCGAGGCGCGACCGGAAACTATTCGCGTCGACTGAGGGATCTCACATCGAATTCGACCTGCTGGCCGGGCAAGGAGAGTTCACGGCAACGGCCAAGTATGACGGCCGCTTCGCTTCCCGCAGTTGCAGCACTCCGCACCTTCGAGCCGGCTATGAACTGATTCAAGACGCGAATTTCCTTGCCGAGGCTCCACGGATTGCCGCCCAAGCGGCCGAGAAGGTCAAAGCGCCGGCGGTCCCGCCCGGGCGATACGACCTGGTCCTCGATGCGGAGCATTTGTCTTTGACCATGCACGAGTCCTGTGGTCATCCCAGCGAGTTGGATCGGGCCCTGGGCTACGAGGCCAATTATGCCGGGACGAGTTTTCTCACCACCGATAAGCGCGGAAGCTTCCGCTATGGCACCTCCTGCGTCAATCTGGTCGCCGACAATACCGAGCCCGAAACCCTTGCAGCCACGGGGTATGACGACGACGGAGTCGAATGCCAGAAATGGGACATCGTTCGCGAAGGCATCTTCGTGGGATACTGTACGAACCGTGAAGTGGCGGGGAAAATAGGAGAGGGCCGTTCCCGCGGATCTAATCGCGCGGACAGTTGGGCCTCTGTCCCCATCGTGCGGATCGCCAACATCGGTCTGGAGCCCGGGACCTCATCACCGGAAGAGCTGATCGCAGACGTCAAGCGGGGAATTTACATCGAGGGTCACGGTTCCTACAGCATCGATCAACGGCGATACAATTTCCAGTTCGGAGGAGATGCATTTTGGCTGATCGAAAACGGGAGGCGCTCCCATATGCTCCGCGACGTCATTTACCATGGCATCACGCCGGAGTTCTGGAATCGCTGTGACGGCGTGGCCGGCCGCAGCTATAGGAAGCGCTATGGGTTCATCACATGCGGGAAGGGGCAGCCTGGACAGTCGGGATGGATGACCCATGCCGCCTCGCCGGCACGCTTCCGGCAAGTCGACGTCATCAGGGGGTAG
- a CDS encoding TldD/PmbA family protein, with protein MDDPCRLAGTLPASRRHQGVANIVTTMKGWPKLTGREEFGFLCDLLFERSSGDATTVTLSDQHSGTTRFANSQVIQNVDTRRGTLTVTVAFDGRRGTASTTNFTAGSMQDTLLRAERIAKASPEDPEYLPPPEGRSFAQRETARVETAAAGPARRLEYTNEAVGQCRIENLQAAGIVSSSSAAAGIAASNGLFAHEVRTDARFSLTVQAGDATGWSAAAHRSIDHLKVQERTLTAIGKAKRSVETRELPPGKYTVILEPAAVAGLVTWLLWLLDAKSYDKGTSPVAGQLGRQILDTRLTLQNLPDHPDLFGVGFTSEGLPSDRATWIEHGTLNHLMYDRFTAKMHGLSDIPTLEAPCLSMTGVAEGRTADLLKQIDRAILVTNFWYIRTVNPADLTLTGMTRDGTFLVENGQIVSAVKNFRFHESPLRAFNRIEGFTHPAEAVTSETGKMLVPSMLIREFNFSSVTTF; from the coding sequence ATGGATGACCCATGCCGCCTCGCCGGCACGCTTCCGGCAAGTCGACGTCATCAGGGGGTAGCGAACATCGTGACGACGATGAAAGGCTGGCCCAAATTGACCGGCCGCGAAGAATTCGGTTTTCTCTGCGATCTCCTGTTTGAACGATCGTCAGGCGACGCCACCACGGTGACGCTGTCGGATCAACACAGCGGAACAACGAGGTTTGCGAACAGCCAGGTCATTCAGAACGTCGATACCCGCCGTGGGACTCTGACCGTGACCGTCGCCTTCGATGGTCGAAGAGGAACGGCCAGTACGACGAATTTCACTGCCGGTTCAATGCAAGACACCTTGCTTCGGGCCGAACGGATCGCCAAGGCGTCACCCGAAGATCCGGAATATCTCCCTCCGCCGGAGGGCCGGTCCTTTGCGCAACGAGAAACTGCCAGAGTGGAAACAGCCGCGGCAGGACCCGCACGGCGCTTGGAATACACCAACGAAGCTGTCGGTCAATGCCGCATCGAGAATCTTCAGGCTGCAGGCATTGTGTCGTCGTCTTCCGCCGCGGCCGGCATTGCCGCGAGCAACGGGTTGTTTGCACATGAGGTTCGGACGGACGCGCGGTTCAGCCTGACTGTCCAGGCGGGAGACGCCACGGGATGGAGCGCGGCGGCCCACCGCTCCATCGACCATCTCAAGGTCCAGGAGCGGACTCTGACGGCAATCGGAAAAGCGAAGCGTAGTGTGGAGACCCGTGAATTGCCGCCCGGGAAGTATACGGTCATTCTCGAACCGGCGGCGGTGGCCGGGCTGGTAACCTGGCTGCTGTGGCTGCTCGACGCCAAATCATATGATAAGGGAACGAGCCCGGTAGCTGGGCAGCTCGGCCGGCAAATCCTAGATACGCGCCTGACCCTTCAGAATCTACCCGATCATCCGGATCTCTTCGGCGTCGGATTCACGTCGGAAGGATTGCCGAGCGACAGAGCGACCTGGATCGAACACGGCACTCTGAATCATCTGATGTATGATCGGTTCACGGCCAAGATGCATGGCCTTTCTGATATTCCGACCCTTGAAGCCCCCTGTCTCTCGATGACCGGAGTGGCCGAAGGGCGAACCGCCGATCTCCTGAAGCAGATCGACCGAGCGATTCTTGTCACCAATTTCTGGTACATCAGGACGGTCAACCCCGCAGATCTCACGCTGACGGGTATGACGCGCGATGGAACGTTCCTGGTCGAGAACGGCCAAATTGTGTCGGCGGTGAAAAACTTTCGATTTCACGAAAGCCCGTTGCGGGCGTTCAACCGCATAGAAGGCTTTACGCATCCCGCCGAGGCCGTAACGTCGGAGACGGGGAAGATGCTCGTCCCGTCCATGCTCATTCGAGAATTTAACTTCTCCAGCGTGACGACCTTCTGA
- a CDS encoding SDR family oxidoreductase produces the protein MTLRALVTGAGGLIGNYLVKTAHRWAPGWNIVGLARSDFDLTDTKRLDSYWLRDKPDLVIHCAAVSRISDCERDPDHAQRVNVRATAHLAKLAEAVPFIFLSSADVFDGKKGRYEESDNPVPLSVYGRTKLDAERIVLQNPRHTVLRIVLTAGVSVRADRSFVEEMSRTAQAGKPITLYTDEFRCPLPAGVIARIVWEVVGRDRPGLYHVAGSERLSRWEIGDLLSRWYPELQGRLVAGSARTHLGVPRPADLSLRCEKLQRMLSFRIPGFREWLDGRAGRGRDLWDYERG, from the coding sequence ATGACTCTGCGTGCCCTGGTCACCGGCGCGGGAGGATTGATCGGCAACTATCTCGTTAAGACTGCGCACCGATGGGCACCGGGCTGGAATATCGTCGGACTTGCGCGTTCTGATTTCGACCTGACCGATACGAAGCGGCTCGATTCCTATTGGTTGCGGGACAAGCCGGACCTCGTTATCCATTGTGCCGCTGTGAGCAGGATTTCCGACTGCGAACGGGATCCCGACCATGCGCAGCGTGTCAACGTGAGAGCCACGGCTCATCTTGCTAAGCTGGCCGAGGCTGTGCCGTTCATCTTCCTCTCGAGCGCCGATGTATTCGACGGCAAGAAGGGCCGGTATGAGGAATCCGATAACCCCGTCCCGCTCAGCGTATATGGCCGTACTAAGCTGGACGCCGAGCGAATCGTTCTACAGAACCCTCGACACACGGTCCTGAGGATCGTCCTCACCGCGGGCGTATCCGTGCGAGCCGACAGGAGTTTCGTGGAAGAGATGTCCCGTACGGCACAGGCGGGTAAGCCCATTACCCTCTATACCGATGAATTCCGATGCCCTTTGCCTGCCGGAGTGATTGCCCGGATTGTTTGGGAAGTGGTCGGCCGCGACAGGCCGGGACTCTATCATGTGGCCGGTAGCGAACGGCTGTCACGATGGGAAATCGGTGACCTCCTGTCTCGCTGGTATCCGGAACTTCAGGGCCGTCTCGTTGCAGGCTCTGCACGCACCCATCTCGGCGTTCCGAGGCCGGCCGATCTCTCCCTCCGCTGCGAAAAGCTGCAAAGGATGTTGTCATTTCGAATCCCGGGGTTCCGTGAGTGGCTCGATGGACGTGCCGGCCGAGGGAGAGATCTCTGGGATTATGAGCGAGGGTAG
- a CDS encoding SDR family oxidoreductase → MSTAGIGRRVLVLGGTGYLGSRVIPLLQNHKHRVVAAARPVSAGLLPRTCTPLIGDALDPAFLAANLNQIHTIIQLIGTPKPAPWKGEQFRAVDRVAGLASIQAAAEARVPHFIYVSVAHPAPVMKDYIAVRTECEMALRDSGLRATVLRPWYILGPGHWWPLLLKPGYWLCERHSRWREAALRLGLLTLQEMLAALRWAVDHPAENVRILEVPGIRTLGHVQT, encoded by the coding sequence ATGAGCACAGCTGGAATCGGGAGGCGCGTTCTCGTACTCGGCGGGACTGGGTACCTCGGTTCCCGTGTGATCCCTTTGCTGCAGAATCACAAGCATCGCGTGGTCGCGGCGGCGAGGCCGGTCTCGGCCGGCTTACTGCCTCGAACGTGTACCCCCTTGATTGGTGATGCCCTCGATCCTGCCTTTCTCGCGGCCAATCTCAATCAGATCCACACCATCATCCAACTGATCGGGACGCCGAAGCCTGCGCCTTGGAAAGGCGAGCAGTTCCGTGCGGTCGATCGTGTGGCCGGTCTGGCATCGATCCAGGCGGCCGCCGAAGCCCGCGTCCCACATTTCATTTACGTCAGTGTGGCTCATCCCGCACCTGTCATGAAAGACTACATCGCGGTCCGAACCGAATGTGAAATGGCATTGCGAGACAGCGGCCTTCGGGCGACCGTACTGCGCCCCTGGTACATCCTCGGGCCCGGACATTGGTGGCCGCTACTCCTCAAGCCGGGTTATTGGCTGTGTGAACGCCACTCGCGATGGCGGGAAGCGGCCTTGCGGCTGGGATTGTTGACGCTGCAGGAAATGCTGGCGGCGTTGCGATGGGCTGTCGACCATCCGGCTGAGAACGTGCGTATTCTCGAAGTGCCTGGCATCCGGACACTGGGTCACGTGCAGACATGA